A single region of the Mycobacterium lentiflavum genome encodes:
- a CDS encoding PAC2 family protein, with the protein MTPPDRGPEASALPDLRNTIVVAAFEGWNDAGDAASDALEHLDAIWEAHPIVEIDDEAYYDYQVNRPVIRQVDGVTRELVWPAMRITHCRPPGSDRDIVLMHGVEPNMRWRTFCAELVAIADKLNVDTVVILGALLADTPHTRPVPVSGAAYSPESAERFGLQETRYEGPTGIAGVFQDACVAAGIPAVTFWAAVPHYVSHPPNPKATVALLRRVEDVLDIEVPLADLPAQAEEWELAVTEMATEDEDLAEYVLSLEQRGDAEVDVNEALGKIDGDALAAEFERYLRRRRPGFGK; encoded by the coding sequence GTGACTCCGCCCGATCGTGGCCCGGAAGCCTCAGCGCTGCCCGACCTCCGCAACACGATTGTTGTCGCGGCGTTCGAGGGCTGGAACGACGCCGGCGACGCGGCCAGCGATGCGCTGGAGCACCTCGACGCGATCTGGGAAGCCCACCCGATCGTCGAGATCGACGACGAGGCGTATTACGACTACCAGGTGAACCGCCCGGTCATCCGTCAGGTCGACGGGGTGACCCGCGAACTGGTGTGGCCGGCGATGCGGATCACGCACTGCCGGCCGCCCGGCAGCGACCGTGACATCGTGTTGATGCACGGCGTGGAGCCCAACATGCGCTGGCGCACGTTCTGCGCCGAGCTGGTGGCAATCGCCGACAAGCTCAACGTCGACACGGTGGTGATCCTCGGCGCGCTGCTGGCCGACACCCCGCACACGCGGCCGGTCCCGGTATCGGGCGCGGCCTACTCGCCCGAGTCGGCGGAACGTTTCGGCCTGCAGGAGACCCGCTACGAAGGGCCGACCGGGATCGCCGGGGTGTTTCAGGACGCCTGCGTGGCCGCCGGGATCCCGGCGGTGACGTTCTGGGCCGCGGTGCCGCACTACGTGTCGCACCCGCCCAACCCGAAGGCGACGGTGGCGCTACTGCGCCGCGTCGAAGACGTGCTGGATATCGAGGTTCCACTGGCCGATCTGCCCGCCCAGGCCGAGGAGTGGGAGCTGGCGGTCACCGAGATGGCCACCGAGGACGAGGACTTGGCCGAATACGTGCTGTCGCTGGAGCAACGCGGCGATGCCGAGGTCGATGTGAACGAAGCCCTGGGCAAGATCGACGGCGACGCCCTGGCCGCCGAGTTCGAGCGCTACCTGCGCCGCCGCCGCCCGGGATTCGGTAAGTAA
- a CDS encoding amino acid permease, whose product MTALPDTPQPDVPPAILNEEAGYHKGLKPRQLQMIAIGGAIGTGLFLGAGGRLANAGPGLFIVYGVCGVFVFLILRALGELVLHRPSSGSFVSYAREFFGEKAAYVVGWMYFLNWAMTSIVDTTAIATYLRHWTAIAVVPQWVLALAALVVVLSMNLISVEWFGELEFWAALIKVFALVAFLIIALVFLAGRFQIQGHDTGPGIWSDHGGLFPAGAIALLVTTSGVVFAYAAVELVGIAAGETAEPEKIMPRAINSVIARVAVFYVGSVALLGVMLPYTAFKAGESPFVTFFSSIGFHGAGDLMNIVVLTAALSSLNAGLYSTGRVMHSLAMSGSGPQFAKRMTKRGVPFGGIAMTAVICLFGVALNAFNPGKAFEIVLHSASLGIVASWAMIVLCQLQFYKKTQAGILERPRFRMPFTPYSGYLTLVFLVCVVVLMAFDKPVGMFTVGSLLVIGPALVVGWFAVRKRVAASPTHW is encoded by the coding sequence ATGACCGCCCTGCCTGACACGCCTCAACCCGATGTCCCGCCGGCGATTCTCAACGAGGAAGCCGGCTATCACAAGGGACTGAAACCTCGCCAGTTGCAGATGATCGCGATCGGCGGCGCGATCGGAACCGGCCTGTTCCTGGGCGCCGGCGGGCGTCTGGCCAACGCCGGGCCCGGGCTGTTCATCGTGTACGGCGTGTGCGGCGTCTTCGTCTTCCTGATACTGCGCGCACTGGGCGAGCTGGTGCTGCACCGCCCGTCGTCGGGCTCGTTCGTGTCCTACGCGCGCGAGTTCTTCGGCGAGAAGGCCGCCTACGTGGTGGGTTGGATGTACTTCCTGAACTGGGCGATGACGTCGATCGTCGACACCACCGCGATCGCCACCTACCTGCGCCACTGGACGGCGATCGCGGTTGTCCCCCAATGGGTTCTCGCCCTGGCAGCCCTGGTGGTGGTGTTGTCGATGAACCTGATCTCCGTCGAGTGGTTCGGTGAGCTCGAGTTTTGGGCGGCGTTGATCAAGGTGTTCGCGCTCGTCGCCTTTCTGATCATCGCACTCGTGTTCCTGGCCGGGCGATTTCAAATCCAGGGGCACGACACCGGGCCCGGCATCTGGTCCGACCATGGCGGCCTGTTCCCGGCCGGTGCGATAGCACTGCTAGTGACGACCTCAGGGGTGGTATTCGCTTATGCCGCAGTCGAATTGGTGGGGATCGCGGCCGGCGAGACCGCCGAGCCCGAGAAGATCATGCCGCGGGCGATCAACTCGGTGATCGCGCGAGTCGCGGTGTTCTACGTCGGTTCGGTTGCCCTGCTGGGGGTGATGTTGCCCTACACCGCATTCAAGGCCGGCGAAAGCCCATTCGTCACGTTCTTCTCCAGCATCGGCTTCCACGGTGCCGGCGATTTGATGAACATCGTGGTCCTCACCGCGGCGCTGTCCAGTCTGAACGCGGGACTGTATTCGACCGGCCGCGTCATGCACTCCCTCGCGATGAGCGGCAGCGGCCCCCAGTTCGCGAAACGGATGACCAAACGTGGCGTGCCCTTCGGCGGAATCGCGATGACCGCCGTCATCTGTCTTTTCGGCGTCGCGCTCAACGCCTTCAATCCCGGTAAAGCCTTCGAGATCGTGCTGCACAGCGCCTCGCTGGGCATCGTGGCGTCCTGGGCCATGATCGTGTTGTGCCAGCTCCAGTTCTACAAGAAGACCCAGGCCGGGATCCTGGAGCGCCCACGATTCCGGATGCCGTTCACCCCGTACAGCGGCTACCTCACCTTGGTGTTCCTGGTCTGCGTCGTGGTGCTGATGGCCTTCGACAAACCGGTCGGCATGTTTACCGTGGGCTCGTTGCTGGTGATCGGTCCGGCGCTGGTGGTGGGCTGGTTCGCGGTGCGCAAGCGGGTCGCGGCTTCCCCCACGCACTGGTGA
- a CDS encoding SDR family oxidoreductase, producing the protein MTSVQGKVVLITGGARGIGAEVARRLRHQGAKLVLTDLDRAALDTLAAELGGDEHVLTAVADVRDLPAMQAVVDHAVQRFGGLDVAVANAGIASYGSVLQVDPEAFKRVLDVNLLGVFHTARAALPALIDRRGYLLIVSSLAAFAAAPGMASYDMSKAGNEHLANALRLEVAHRGVGIGVAHMSWIDTALVRDTKADLPAFTTLLKKLPWPLSKTTDVDSCATAFVKGIEGRKDRVYCPGWVVAFRWLKPVLSTRVGELPIRRTAAELLPQMDAEVAALGRSTSAYNQELGQA; encoded by the coding sequence ATGACTTCGGTGCAGGGCAAAGTCGTTCTCATCACCGGGGGTGCCCGGGGAATCGGCGCCGAGGTCGCCCGCCGGCTGCGCCACCAGGGCGCCAAGCTCGTCCTGACCGATCTCGACAGAGCCGCGCTGGACACCCTGGCCGCCGAACTCGGTGGCGACGAACACGTGCTGACCGCCGTCGCCGACGTGCGTGACCTGCCCGCCATGCAGGCCGTCGTCGACCACGCGGTGCAACGCTTCGGCGGCCTCGACGTTGCCGTGGCCAATGCCGGCATCGCCAGCTACGGCTCGGTGTTGCAGGTCGACCCGGAGGCATTCAAGCGGGTGCTGGACGTCAACCTGCTCGGTGTCTTTCACACCGCGCGCGCCGCACTGCCCGCGCTGATCGACCGCCGCGGTTACCTCCTGATCGTGTCGTCGCTCGCGGCGTTCGCTGCGGCCCCGGGAATGGCTTCCTACGACATGTCGAAGGCCGGCAACGAGCACTTGGCCAATGCGCTGCGACTCGAGGTCGCTCATCGCGGCGTCGGAATCGGGGTGGCGCACATGTCGTGGATCGACACGGCGCTGGTGCGCGACACCAAGGCCGACCTGCCTGCGTTCACCACGTTGCTCAAGAAACTGCCGTGGCCGTTGAGCAAGACCACCGACGTGGACAGCTGCGCGACCGCCTTCGTCAAGGGCATCGAGGGCCGCAAGGACCGGGTCTACTGCCCGGGCTGGGTGGTCGCGTTCCGCTGGCTCAAGCCGGTGCTGTCCACCCGCGTCGGCGAACTCCCGATTCGCCGAACCGCCGCGGAACTGCTGCCCCAGATGGACGCCGAGGTTGCCGCGCTTGGCCGTTCCACCAGCGCCTACAACCAGGAGCTGGGCCAGGCCTAG
- the mshC gene encoding cysteine--1-D-myo-inosityl 2-amino-2-deoxy-alpha-D-glucopyranoside ligase, whose translation MQSWSPAQVPELPGRGPELRLYDTSDRQVRPVAAGSGPGSVATMYVCGITPYDATHLGHAATYLAFDLIHRLWLDLGHDVHYVQNVTDVDDPLFERAARDGIDWRELGDREVALFREDMAALRVLPPREYVGATEAIPEVVELVEKMLASGAAYVIDPDVGEYPDVYYRADATPQFGYESGYDRDTMLRLFAERGGDPDRTGKTDQLDALLWRAERPGEPSWPSPFGPGRPGWHVECAAIALSRIGSGLDIQGGGRDLIFPHHEFTAAHAECVRGERRFARHYVHAGMIGWDGHKMSKSRGNLVLVSVLRAQGAPPAAIRLGLLAGHYRADRSWSQQLLDESAARLQRWRTATTLPAGPDAADVIARVRKYLADDLDTPKAIAALDGWTTDALEYGGHDEGAPKLVATAIDALLGVEL comes from the coding sequence ATGCAGTCGTGGTCTCCCGCACAGGTTCCGGAGCTGCCCGGACGCGGCCCGGAGCTTCGGCTTTACGACACCTCCGATCGCCAGGTCCGCCCGGTGGCGGCCGGGTCTGGTCCTGGTTCAGTCGCCACCATGTACGTCTGCGGGATCACTCCGTACGACGCCACGCATTTGGGCCACGCGGCCACCTATCTCGCGTTCGACCTGATTCACCGGCTGTGGCTGGATCTGGGGCACGACGTGCACTACGTGCAGAACGTCACCGACGTCGATGACCCGCTGTTCGAGCGGGCCGCGCGCGACGGCATCGACTGGCGTGAGCTCGGCGATCGCGAGGTGGCGCTGTTCCGCGAGGACATGGCCGCGCTGCGGGTGTTGCCGCCGCGCGAGTATGTCGGCGCGACCGAAGCCATTCCCGAAGTGGTGGAGCTGGTCGAAAAGATGCTGGCGTCGGGGGCGGCGTACGTCATCGACCCAGACGTAGGCGAATATCCAGACGTCTACTACCGCGCGGATGCCACGCCGCAGTTCGGCTACGAGTCGGGCTATGACCGCGACACCATGCTGCGGCTGTTCGCCGAGCGCGGTGGCGACCCCGACCGCACCGGCAAGACCGACCAACTCGACGCGCTGCTGTGGCGGGCCGAGCGGCCCGGGGAGCCCAGCTGGCCTTCACCGTTCGGTCCCGGGCGGCCCGGCTGGCACGTCGAGTGTGCGGCGATCGCACTTAGCCGCATCGGCAGCGGCCTAGACATTCAGGGCGGCGGCCGCGACCTGATCTTCCCGCATCACGAATTCACCGCCGCACACGCCGAATGTGTAAGGGGCGAAAGGCGATTCGCCCGGCATTATGTGCATGCCGGGATGATCGGCTGGGACGGGCACAAGATGTCGAAGAGCCGCGGCAACCTGGTGCTGGTGTCGGTGCTGCGTGCGCAAGGCGCCCCGCCGGCCGCTATTCGGCTTGGTCTGCTGGCCGGTCACTACCGCGCTGACCGGTCGTGGAGCCAGCAACTGCTCGACGAGTCGGCCGCGCGGCTGCAGCGCTGGCGCACCGCGACGACGCTGCCCGCCGGCCCGGATGCCGCCGACGTCATCGCGCGGGTGCGCAAGTACCTGGCCGACGACCTCGACACTCCCAAAGCGATTGCGGCACTTGATGGTTGGACCACCGACGCACTCGAGTACGGCGGACACGACGAGGGTGCGCCGAAGTTGGTGGCCACCGCAATCGATGCGCTGCTCGGGGTGGAACTGTGA
- a CDS encoding 3'(2'),5'-bisphosphate nucleotidase CysQ, which translates to MTDAELAADLAADAGELLLKVREEIGFGHPWMLGDAGDSLANELILRRLRAERPDDAVLSEEAYDDLKRLEHDRVWIIDPVDGTREFSTPGRDDWAVHIALWQRPVDGRPEITDAAVSLPARDNIVYRSDTVNDSQARAGIPHTLRIAVSATRPPAVLHRIRQSLAIQPVGIGSAGAKAMAIIDGDVDAYLHAGGQWEWDSAAPAGVVMAAGMHASRLDGSPMRYNQEDPYLPDFVMCRAEVAPILLGAIRDAWR; encoded by the coding sequence ATGACTGACGCCGAATTGGCCGCCGATCTCGCCGCCGACGCCGGGGAGCTGCTGCTCAAAGTCCGCGAGGAGATCGGCTTCGGTCATCCGTGGATGCTCGGCGACGCGGGTGACAGCCTGGCCAACGAGCTGATCCTGCGCCGGCTGCGGGCCGAGCGCCCCGACGATGCCGTGCTCAGCGAGGAAGCCTACGACGATCTGAAGCGGCTCGAGCACGACCGGGTGTGGATCATCGACCCGGTCGACGGCACCCGCGAGTTCTCCACGCCGGGACGTGACGACTGGGCGGTGCACATCGCGCTGTGGCAGCGTCCGGTCGATGGTCGACCCGAAATCACCGATGCGGCAGTCTCTTTGCCGGCGCGGGACAACATCGTGTACCGCAGCGACACGGTGAACGACAGCCAGGCACGGGCCGGGATTCCGCATACGCTGCGCATCGCCGTCAGCGCCACCCGGCCACCGGCCGTGCTGCACCGCATCCGGCAATCGCTGGCGATCCAGCCGGTGGGGATCGGTTCGGCAGGCGCCAAGGCGATGGCCATCATCGACGGCGACGTCGACGCCTATCTGCACGCCGGCGGCCAATGGGAGTGGGACTCGGCGGCGCCGGCCGGGGTGGTGATGGCGGCCGGTATGCACGCCTCGCGGCTGGACGGCTCGCCGATGCGCTACAACCAGGAAGACCCGTACCTGCCCGACTTCGTCATGTGTCGTGCGGAGGTGGCGCCGATCCTGCTCGGCGCCATCCGCGACGCGTGGCGCTGA
- a CDS encoding SCO1664 family protein: protein MTPRNNTNDDREVLRDGELTVLGRIRSASNATFLCEATLGESSVHCVYKPISGEQPLWDFPDGTLAGRELAAYQVSAQLGWNLVPYTIIRHGPAGPGMLQLWVKQPGDEVDSDPRPGPDLVDLFPAGRQQPGYLPVLRAQDYRGDEVILMHADDIRLWRMAVFDVLVNNADRKGGHVLRDLEGHIYGVDHGVCLHVENKLRTVLWGWAGKPIDDQTCEAIAGLCDALDDEFRDALAGQITRSEVAALGMRAHALLDNPVMPVPNRHRPIPWPAF from the coding sequence ATGACCCCCCGGAATAACACGAATGACGATCGCGAGGTGTTGCGGGACGGCGAGCTGACGGTTCTCGGACGGATCCGCTCGGCCAGTAACGCCACCTTCCTGTGCGAGGCCACGCTGGGCGAGTCCAGCGTGCACTGCGTCTACAAGCCGATCTCCGGCGAACAGCCGCTGTGGGACTTCCCGGACGGGACGCTGGCCGGCCGCGAGCTTGCCGCGTACCAGGTATCGGCACAGCTGGGCTGGAACCTGGTGCCCTACACCATCATTCGTCACGGTCCGGCGGGACCGGGCATGCTGCAGCTGTGGGTGAAGCAGCCCGGCGACGAGGTGGACAGCGATCCGCGGCCGGGGCCGGATCTGGTGGACCTGTTTCCCGCCGGCCGGCAGCAGCCGGGTTATCTGCCGGTGCTGCGCGCCCAGGACTACCGCGGCGACGAGGTCATCCTGATGCACGCCGACGACATTCGCCTGTGGCGGATGGCGGTGTTCGACGTGCTGGTCAACAACGCCGACCGCAAGGGCGGGCACGTTCTGCGCGATCTCGAGGGCCACATCTACGGCGTCGACCACGGCGTGTGCCTGCACGTCGAGAACAAGCTGCGCACAGTGTTGTGGGGCTGGGCCGGCAAGCCGATCGACGATCAGACGTGCGAGGCCATCGCCGGCCTGTGTGACGCGCTGGACGATGAATTCCGCGATGCGCTGGCGGGCCAGATCACCCGAAGCGAGGTCGCGGCGCTGGGCATGCGGGCGCACGCGCTGCTGGACAACCCGGTGATGCCCGTCCCCAATCGGCATCGCCCGATTCCCTGGCCCGCCTTTTAG
- a CDS encoding DUF3090 domain-containing protein, which produces MARAIHVFRTPDRFVAGTVGQPGNRTFYIQAVGDSRVVSVVLEKQQVAVLAERIGALLLEVNRRFGTPVPPEPSEVDDLNPLITPVDAEFRVGTMGLGWDSEAQTVVVELLAVTDAEFDASVVLDDTDEGPDAVRVFLTPESARQFATRSNRVISAGRPPCPLCEEPLDPEGHICPRANGYKRSALLGSTDDPPE; this is translated from the coding sequence ATGGCTCGCGCAATCCATGTATTCCGCACTCCCGACCGCTTCGTGGCCGGGACCGTCGGTCAGCCCGGAAATCGGACCTTCTACATCCAAGCGGTGGGCGATTCCCGGGTGGTGTCGGTGGTCCTGGAGAAGCAACAGGTGGCGGTGCTCGCCGAACGCATCGGCGCGCTATTGCTCGAGGTGAACCGCCGGTTCGGGACGCCGGTCCCGCCGGAGCCGTCCGAGGTCGACGATCTCAACCCGCTCATCACGCCCGTCGACGCGGAGTTCCGGGTCGGGACCATGGGCCTGGGCTGGGACTCGGAGGCCCAGACCGTCGTGGTCGAACTGTTGGCCGTCACCGACGCCGAGTTCGACGCCTCGGTGGTGCTTGATGACACCGACGAAGGCCCGGACGCGGTCCGCGTGTTCTTGACCCCGGAGTCGGCGCGGCAGTTCGCCACCCGATCCAATCGCGTGATCTCGGCGGGACGCCCGCCATGCCCCCTGTGCGAGGAACCGCTGGACCCCGAGGGCCACATCTGCCCGCGCGCCAACGGTTACAAGCGCAGCGCGCTACTCGGGTCCACCGATGACCCCCCGGAATAA
- a CDS encoding histidine phosphatase family protein translates to MTVILLRHGRSTSNTAGILAGRSEGVDLDDKGREQAVGLIDRIGDLPIRAVITSPLLRCRNTVAPLAEALCLAPFVEDRLAEVDYGEWTGRKIGELGKEPLWRVVQAHPSAAVFPGGEGLAQVQTRAVAAVREHDRRLSEEHGGDVLWVACTHGDVIKSLIADAYGMHLDGFQRVTADPASVSVIRYTPLRPFVLHVNHTGRRLAAALRAGPPPKTGDESDKSEEPQQQPAEAEPSSDAVVGGSTD, encoded by the coding sequence GTGACGGTGATCCTGTTGCGCCACGGCCGGTCGACCTCGAACACCGCGGGCATCCTGGCCGGCCGTTCCGAGGGCGTCGACCTCGACGACAAGGGCCGCGAGCAGGCTGTGGGCCTGATCGACCGGATCGGCGACCTGCCCATCCGCGCGGTGATCACCTCGCCGCTGCTGCGTTGCCGGAACACGGTCGCGCCGCTGGCCGAGGCGCTGTGCCTGGCGCCGTTCGTCGAAGACCGGCTCGCCGAGGTGGACTACGGCGAGTGGACCGGCCGCAAGATCGGCGAGCTCGGCAAGGAGCCGCTGTGGCGGGTCGTCCAGGCGCACCCCAGCGCGGCGGTGTTTCCCGGTGGCGAGGGGTTAGCCCAAGTGCAGACGCGTGCGGTGGCCGCGGTGCGCGAACACGACCGGCGGCTGAGCGAGGAGCACGGCGGTGATGTGCTCTGGGTGGCTTGCACTCACGGTGATGTCATCAAGTCGTTGATCGCCGATGCGTACGGCATGCACCTGGACGGCTTCCAGCGCGTCACCGCCGACCCGGCATCGGTGAGCGTCATCCGGTACACCCCGCTGCGGCCGTTCGTGCTGCATGTCAACCACACCGGTCGGCGGCTCGCCGCGGCGCTGCGGGCCGGCCCGCCACCCAAGACGGGCGACGAGAGCGACAAATCAGAAGAGCCGCAACAACAACCGGCCGAAGCGGAGCCGTCGAGCGACGCGGTCGTCGGGGGATCCACTGACTAA
- a CDS encoding DUF5703 family protein, whose translation MTAPRWSRLPAGWVSDMSDDYEWVPLRLPPEVTRLSASIRLSIEAEYRGWELTRVRLYNDGSRRVLLRRKKTRITDRRPDQPEL comes from the coding sequence TTGACGGCGCCGCGGTGGAGTCGCCTCCCGGCGGGCTGGGTTTCGGACATGTCCGACGACTACGAATGGGTGCCGCTGCGCCTGCCCCCGGAGGTGACCAGGCTCAGCGCCTCGATCCGGCTGTCCATCGAGGCCGAATACCGTGGCTGGGAGCTCACCCGGGTGCGGCTGTACAACGACGGCAGCAGACGAGTGTTGTTGCGCCGCAAGAAAACTCGTATCACTGATCGACGGCCCGATCAGCCGGAACTGTGA
- a CDS encoding quinone-dependent dihydroorotate dehydrogenase yields the protein MYGLLRRLFFLIPPERIHTLVFAALRVATAVGAPRRLLHRLLGPSDPVLASTVFGVRFPAPLGLAAGFDKDGMGLRTWGALGFGYAEVGTVTAQPQPGNPAPRLFRLPEDRALLNRMGFNNHGAGELATRLARHRPDVPIGVNIGKTKVTPAAEAVEDYRASARLVGPLASYLVVNVSSPNTPGLRDLQAVESLRPILAAVLAETSVPVLVKIAPDVSDSDVDDIADLAVELGLAGIVATNTTVSREGLRTPGVDELGPGGISGPPVAHRAVEVLRRLYRRVGNRLVLISVGGIETADDAWERIIAGASLLQGYTGFVYGGGLWPKHIHDGIARRLHDGGFASLSDAVGSAAKPDPLPG from the coding sequence CTGTACGGGCTGCTGCGCCGCCTGTTCTTCTTGATCCCGCCCGAGCGGATTCACACGCTGGTCTTCGCCGCGCTGCGCGTCGCGACCGCCGTCGGGGCGCCGCGCCGGCTGCTGCACCGGCTCCTGGGGCCGAGCGATCCGGTGCTGGCCAGCACGGTGTTCGGCGTGCGCTTCCCCGCGCCGCTGGGGCTGGCCGCCGGCTTCGACAAGGACGGCATGGGGCTGCGCACTTGGGGCGCCTTGGGTTTCGGGTATGCCGAGGTCGGCACCGTCACCGCGCAACCACAGCCCGGCAACCCGGCACCACGCCTGTTCCGGCTGCCAGAGGATCGGGCGTTGCTGAACCGGATGGGGTTCAACAATCACGGCGCCGGCGAGCTGGCCACCCGGCTGGCCCGCCATCGGCCGGACGTGCCGATCGGGGTGAACATCGGCAAGACGAAGGTCACACCGGCCGCCGAGGCCGTTGAAGACTACCGGGCCAGCGCGCGGCTGGTCGGCCCGCTGGCGTCGTATCTGGTGGTCAACGTCAGCTCGCCAAACACGCCGGGGTTACGCGATCTGCAGGCGGTCGAATCGTTGCGACCCATCCTGGCCGCGGTCCTCGCCGAGACGTCGGTCCCGGTGTTGGTCAAGATCGCCCCGGATGTCAGCGATTCCGACGTCGACGACATCGCGGACCTCGCCGTCGAGCTGGGACTGGCCGGCATCGTCGCGACCAACACCACGGTGTCGCGAGAGGGTCTGCGCACCCCGGGAGTCGACGAGCTGGGGCCCGGCGGCATCTCCGGGCCGCCGGTGGCCCACCGCGCCGTCGAGGTGCTGCGCCGGCTCTACCGCCGGGTCGGCAATCGCCTGGTGCTGATCAGCGTCGGCGGCATCGAGACCGCCGACGACGCGTGGGAGCGCATCATCGCGGGCGCCTCACTGCTGCAGGGCTATACCGGCTTCGTCTACGGAGGCGGCTTGTGGCCCAAGCACATTCACGACGGCATCGCGAGGCGGCTGCACGACGGCGGTTTCGCCTCACTGAGCGATGCGGTCGGGTCGGCGGCCAAGCCGGACCCGCTGCCCGGCTAG
- a CDS encoding HNH endonuclease signature motif containing protein, which yields MSSSSREEIQADFDALRSAVSRVVGHTFDVLTTPERLALLERLEHETRRLRVPGQELINQLGEQSDSGELGGTLTAALADRLRITRSEAGRRIAEAADLGPRRAISGEPLPPQLTATAKAQRDGKIGPSHVAVIRQFFERLPQWVDIDTRECAEKDLAEHATHYRPDQVAKLADRLAACLNPDGSYTDADRVRRRGVTLGKQDIDGMSRLSGWLTPETRATVEAVLAKTASPGMCNPEDNLPVVDGTPAADVARRDIRTAAQRNHDGLNAALRALLASGKLGQHNGLPATIIVTTSLKDLDAADGSGLTGGGTVLPMSDVIRLARHAHHYLAVFDDAKPVALYHTKRLASVGQRIVLYAKDRGCTRPGCDVPGYWCEVHHVEDWATTHCTDIDRLALACGPDHKLNEQGWATRKRANGDTEWIPPPHLDRDQPRVNTFHHPERLLAAEADGAGGAA from the coding sequence ATGAGTTCGAGTAGTCGCGAGGAGATCCAAGCGGACTTCGACGCACTGCGCAGCGCGGTGTCGCGCGTTGTGGGGCACACGTTCGACGTGTTGACCACTCCGGAGCGGCTGGCACTGCTGGAGCGACTCGAACACGAGACTCGGCGCTTGCGGGTCCCGGGGCAGGAATTGATCAACCAGCTCGGCGAACAGTCCGACTCCGGTGAGCTGGGTGGAACCCTGACCGCGGCGCTGGCCGACCGGCTGCGGATCACGCGAAGTGAGGCCGGCCGGCGTATTGCTGAGGCGGCCGATCTGGGCCCGCGGCGTGCAATCAGCGGCGAGCCGCTGCCGCCGCAATTGACCGCGACGGCAAAAGCCCAGCGCGACGGCAAGATCGGCCCATCCCATGTCGCGGTGATCCGCCAGTTCTTCGAACGCTTGCCGCAGTGGGTGGACATCGATACCCGGGAATGCGCCGAGAAGGATCTGGCCGAACACGCCACCCACTATCGGCCCGACCAGGTGGCCAAGCTCGCCGACCGGCTGGCCGCCTGCCTGAATCCCGACGGGAGCTACACCGACGCCGACCGCGTCCGCCGGCGCGGAGTGACCCTGGGCAAGCAGGATATCGACGGCATGTCGCGGTTGTCCGGCTGGCTGACCCCCGAAACGCGCGCCACGGTCGAGGCCGTACTGGCCAAAACCGCTTCGCCCGGCATGTGCAATCCCGAGGACAACCTGCCCGTCGTGGACGGCACACCGGCCGCCGATGTCGCGCGCCGTGATATCCGCACTGCCGCCCAGCGCAACCATGACGGCCTCAATGCCGCGCTACGGGCGCTGTTGGCGAGCGGGAAGCTGGGTCAGCACAACGGATTACCCGCGACCATCATCGTCACGACCAGCCTCAAAGACCTGGACGCCGCGGACGGCAGCGGGCTGACGGGCGGTGGCACGGTGCTTCCGATGTCCGACGTGATCCGGCTGGCCCGCCACGCCCACCACTACCTGGCGGTCTTCGACGACGCCAAGCCGGTCGCGCTGTACCACACCAAACGGCTGGCCTCGGTCGGTCAGCGAATCGTCTTGTACGCCAAGGATCGTGGCTGTACCCGTCCGGGCTGCGACGTACCCGGGTACTGGTGCGAGGTGCACCACGTCGAAGACTGGGCGACCACGCATTGCACCGACATCGACCGGCTCGCCCTGGCCTGCGGCCCCGATCACAAGCTCAACGAGCAGGGTTGGGCAACCCGAAAACGTGCCAACGGCGACACGGAGTGGATCCCTCCGCCGCATCTCGATCGAGATCAGCCCCGGGTCAACACGTTTCATCACCCGGAGCGGCTCCTAGCCGCCGAGGCAGACGGAGCGGGCGGCGCGGCCTAG